The following nucleotide sequence is from Plasmodium sp. gorilla clade G2 genome assembly, chromosome: 11.
CCTcgatatgataatataatatttagtgaattaaataataggAAGTTTGATAGATTTggttatttattatgtaattGTATATTGATACgtgttttaaatatattattttgtggtttaaggaattatatttttatgataacaAGTTCTTATTGTTTGAAGAGTGTGAAAAGTATATTATttagaatatatttaaataaagattatgaatattatgataAGGTGGATCAtaatgttataataaataaattaaccTTAGAAGCACATAATTTTTCAGATATTATACCATATTATATCAATCCATTAataagaaattttttttcaattattttaaatttttcctatatcttttatttaaataaaaaattgtcAATGGTTATATTATACTGTTTTATGATTTCTTCGTTGTTATCCATGATATCATCAAAATTAAAGAAAGcaagattaaaaaaaataaataaagaaaaggtTCAGAATACAAAAATATCTTTAGAAgctttaaataatatgaacataataaaattgttTAGTACTGAGATACATGAgtgtaataaatatgtaaattcATTGAATGACATATTAcgtttagaaaaaaaaaaagaacaatttAATTTACTACATatgattataaataaattttttgtaaTGATGACATATAtccttatattattaaagggGAAtgtgttattaaaaaataaagaaattgaCAAAAATCTATTtacttcttttttcttttatataaataatatttattcatatattgaCATATTAGATTATTATATAGACATATGTGATATAGTATCTCAGTATAAAGatctaataaaaattataaagaattatCATATAGGTGGCAGGCTTGACAATATTAAAGAATgtgtaaatgaaaaaaaaaacacagatgaaaaaataaatatggaacaaaatataaatgatattacATCTAATGGAactgataaaataaatataaattttgtaaaaGGTTCAGAAATGATAAGGAACATTTCTGAAGAATCAACAAATGATAGGATAGATTCTAGATGTAATATATTACCTTgtaataatgaaaagaataatttagtatataatataaaagataattatAAGTGTAGATTACATTATAAtagtgatataaaaaatagagATGATAATTTGATTCTTCATTTTGATAAggtttattttaaatataatagtagtaataataatcctgataattatgtattaaaaaatataaatatgaaaatatataagaatacaAACAATGTAATAATAGGAAAAAGTGGTGGTGGTAAATCaacaatattaaaattaatattaaatttatataaatgtacaaAAGGTaggatatatttatacaataaattaataaataattatgcaagtcatgatatatttaatttaattacaTATGTTGAGCAAGATTCTAAATTATTGAATGCAAGtataaaagataatttaACATATggaatattaaataaagattTTGATATGCTGgacttaataaatatatctaaatGTGCGACAAGTCATGAGTTTATATCTAGATTAAGAAAAAGATATGAAACGCTTATAAATCATAAGACTGAATTATTGTCATCATctcaaaaacaaaaaatatgtatcaCAAGGGCACTAACAAGATACCCCAAGGTAtaacatgtatatattatatatgtaaatattatatatatatatatatatatgtatatatatatatttataatattacgtttatatattttttttttttgtttagaTCCTTTTATTGGACGAATCAACATCAGCTATcgataaagaaaatgaaagaaCAATTTTCGagaatataagaaaaaatccAATGTTCAAAGATTTGTCAATTATTAGAATCACTCACAAGAGGGCGAATTTAGATATAGCAGATAATGTTTTCCTCTTAAAGGGTACTaacaaaaatgaatatattcatcagattgttatatatatatatatataatatatatattgttttatttttaatttaatttttagaTGGTTATTTAACga
It contains:
- a CDS encoding transporter, putative, whose translation is MLYCGLLHFLLVLLFLNLSIRSKILNSNDHIKYNPSHICIGRIKRKFANDNFLLNKKIRNCRNYANVYKIYNKTKKRRDLENSINPLKRFKKEFTFLSSHVCNKIYEVKEKKRKKKKIDYDNFYKRNMLNVVKIWRTEKRNNYDMCLYFKNTNVNVLSNIKNKCKYYFGRIKNYIEEDNMLNFFYICKNVLWKKSIFFLTIFVMINSAIISIIIPRYDNIIFSELNNRKFDRFGYLLCNCILIRVLNILFCGLRNYIFMITSSYCLKSVKSILFRIYLNKDYEYYDKVDHNVIINKLTLEAHNFSDIIPYYINPLIRNFFSIILNFSYIFYLNKKLSMVILYCFMISSLLSMISSKLKKARLKKINKEKVQNTKISLEALNNMNIIKLFSTEIHECNKYVNSLNDILRLEKKKEQFNLLHMIINKFFVMMTYILILLKGNVLLKNKEIDKNLFTSFFFYINNIYSYIDILDYYIDICDIVSQYKDLIKIIKNYHIGGRLDNIKECVNEKKNTDEKINMEQNINDITSNGTDKININFVKGSEMIRNISEESTNDRIDSRCNILPCNNEKNNLVYNIKDNYKCRLHYNSDIKNRDDNLILHFDKVYFKYNSSNNNPDNYVLKNINMKIYKNTNNVIIGKSGGGKSTILKLILNLYKCTKGRIYLYNKLINNYASHDIFNLITYVEQDSKLLNASIKDNLTYGILNKDFDMLDLINISKCATSHEFISRLRKRYETLINHKTELLSSSQKQKICITRALTRYPKILLLDESTSAIDKENERTIFENIRKNPMFKDLSIIRITHKRANLDIADNVFLLKDGYLTRQKKLRISNK